The following proteins are co-located in the Scylla paramamosain isolate STU-SP2022 chromosome 37, ASM3559412v1, whole genome shotgun sequence genome:
- the LOC135091399 gene encoding fasciculation and elongation protein zeta-2-like isoform X2 — translation MWLLQHTPQAQWLPTQWEEGAGVPAMPLHTPEGDAGGAGAVLVETPVNGEAQQDAAAGVQVVVDEEWIKKNILCTCKCRPPPATRSEEELVEEEEQKKPEEQDAETEEHSRDDESEQAERHGERDSDEEQEEEEIREGKEEEEEEEEEEEEEEERLCYCSCHEGTEGAPLPHLPTEIQELLDADHARMWWTITGNFGNILPIDWSKTYTRQQYLPVLNLNEMKEGSSSEDECVESSSSGENMQDIPTRPCPPHLYHDKLKSMSVPELNEALMELELVIRRYSETLITQLALRDELEYEKELKNSFISLLLQVQNKRRNFNIEKKKQKKVGPNGTDPKYLTTVIPYDVGHGPPQNPTLQILIKILTAINEDSPTVPTLLTDYILKVLCPS, via the exons ATGTGGTTGTTGCAGCACACCCCCCAGGCACAGTGGTTGCCCACTCAGTGGGAAGAGGGAGCGGGCGTCCCTGCCATGCCCCTGCACACCCCTGAAGGGGATGCGGGTGGAGCAGGGGCGGTGCTGGTGGAGACGCCCGTGAATGGAGAGGCTCAACAAGACGCGGCCGCAGGCGTGCAAGTGGTGGTGGACGAGGAGTGGATCAAGAAGAACATCCTGTGCACGTGCAAGTGTCGCCCTCCACCCGCCACGAGGAGCgaggaggagctggtggaggaggaggagcagaagaaaccCGAGGAGCAGGATGCCGAGACGGAAGAACATAGCAGAGATGATGAGAGTGAACAGGCAGAAAGACACGGAGAAAGAGACAGTgacgaagaacaggaggaggaggaaataagagaaggaaaagaggaggaggaggaggaggaggaggaggaggaggaggaggaggagaggctttGCTACTGCTCCTGCCACGAGGGGACAGAGGGGGCTCCgctccctcacctgcccacgGAGATTCAGGAGCTTCTGGACGCTGATCACGCCAg gaTGTGGTGGACCATCACGGGGAACTTCGGCAATATACTTCCCATTGACTGGAGCAAGACCTACACGCGCCAGCAGTACCTACCTGTCCTCAACCTTAATGAGatgaag gAGGGAAGCAGCTCAGAGGACGAGTGTGTGGAGAGTTCTTCGTCAGGGGAGAACATGCAGGACATCCCCACGCGGCCCTGCCCTCCCCACCTCTACCATGACA AATTGAAAAGTATGAGTGTGCCAGAATTGAATGAGGCCCTGATGGAACTGGAGCTTGTCATCCGCCGGTATTCAGAGACGCTCATCACGCAGCTTGCCCTCCGTGACGAGCTGGAATACGAGAAGGAactcaaaaactccttcatctccctccttcttcag gtccagaacaagaggaggaactTTAACAtcgagaagaagaaacagaagaaagtcGGACCCAATGGCACTGACCCTAAG TATTTAACAACAGTGATCCCCTATGATGTTGGACACGGGCCCCCACAGAACCCCACCCTGCAGATCCTCATCAAAA TCCTGACGGCGATCAACGAGGACAGTCCCACAGTGCCCACGCTGCTCACGGACTACATCTTAAAAG
- the LOC135091399 gene encoding fasciculation and elongation protein zeta-2-like isoform X1 — translation MWLLQHTPQAQWLPTQWEEGAGVPAMPLHTPEGDAGGAGAVLVETPVNGEAQQDAAAGVQVVVDEEWIKKNILCTCKCRPPPATRSEEELVEEEEQKKPEEQDAETEEHSRDDESEQAERHGERDSDEEQEEEEIREGKEEEEEEEEEEEEEEERLCYCSCHEGTEGAPLPHLPTEIQELLDADHARMWWTITGNFGNILPIDWSKTYTRQQYLPVLNLNEMKEGSGGGAEEGEGGTERSAGDDGAGEEEEEEVAQDLDLHHLILNGLTAEPVKSAEEVIQEIDDIMQEGSSSEDECVESSSSGENMQDIPTRPCPPHLYHDKLKSMSVPELNEALMELELVIRRYSETLITQLALRDELEYEKELKNSFISLLLQVQNKRRNFNIEKKKQKKVGPNGTDPKYLTTVIPYDVGHGPPQNPTLQILIKILTAINEDSPTVPTLLTDYILKVLCPS, via the exons ATGTGGTTGTTGCAGCACACCCCCCAGGCACAGTGGTTGCCCACTCAGTGGGAAGAGGGAGCGGGCGTCCCTGCCATGCCCCTGCACACCCCTGAAGGGGATGCGGGTGGAGCAGGGGCGGTGCTGGTGGAGACGCCCGTGAATGGAGAGGCTCAACAAGACGCGGCCGCAGGCGTGCAAGTGGTGGTGGACGAGGAGTGGATCAAGAAGAACATCCTGTGCACGTGCAAGTGTCGCCCTCCACCCGCCACGAGGAGCgaggaggagctggtggaggaggaggagcagaagaaaccCGAGGAGCAGGATGCCGAGACGGAAGAACATAGCAGAGATGATGAGAGTGAACAGGCAGAAAGACACGGAGAAAGAGACAGTgacgaagaacaggaggaggaggaaataagagaaggaaaagaggaggaggaggaggaggaggaggaggaggaggaggaggaggagaggctttGCTACTGCTCCTGCCACGAGGGGACAGAGGGGGCTCCgctccctcacctgcccacgGAGATTCAGGAGCTTCTGGACGCTGATCACGCCAg gaTGTGGTGGACCATCACGGGGAACTTCGGCAATATACTTCCCATTGACTGGAGCAAGACCTACACGCGCCAGCAGTACCTACCTGTCCTCAACCTTAATGAGatgaag GAGGGGAGCGGCGGGGGGGcggaggagggcgagggagggacggagaggagCGCTGGAGATGACGGggccggggaggaggaggaggaggaagtggcgcAAGATCTGGACCTCCACCACCTTATCCTCAACGGGCTTACTGCCGAGCCCGTTAAGAGTGCGGAAGAGGTCATACAAGAGATTGATGACATTATGCAG gAGGGAAGCAGCTCAGAGGACGAGTGTGTGGAGAGTTCTTCGTCAGGGGAGAACATGCAGGACATCCCCACGCGGCCCTGCCCTCCCCACCTCTACCATGACA AATTGAAAAGTATGAGTGTGCCAGAATTGAATGAGGCCCTGATGGAACTGGAGCTTGTCATCCGCCGGTATTCAGAGACGCTCATCACGCAGCTTGCCCTCCGTGACGAGCTGGAATACGAGAAGGAactcaaaaactccttcatctccctccttcttcag gtccagaacaagaggaggaactTTAACAtcgagaagaagaaacagaagaaagtcGGACCCAATGGCACTGACCCTAAG TATTTAACAACAGTGATCCCCTATGATGTTGGACACGGGCCCCCACAGAACCCCACCCTGCAGATCCTCATCAAAA TCCTGACGGCGATCAACGAGGACAGTCCCACAGTGCCCACGCTGCTCACGGACTACATCTTAAAAG
- the LOC135091398 gene encoding uncharacterized protein LOC135091398 has protein sequence MSVRRDNRSGAAAPGGLHAKLSHDRHNHELLKQRLATHATHAPRKQPAHSTPVKGAPTEGVASPGGRAGPRGGGKGRVEASPKSFLRPTSSSAMKAAGGAAHAAPAPRRLDSNRRPHPQATRKAVVGDAHARRAHARAKQGDKEEDCGEAKQRQDSQPETPDKDQRDSPPPTPTPAPSTPAPASPTPATPKPSPAPASPVASAPNVTPLSYPPPSPQPFPPAAVQTGPSPSPLPSPASQPGQAPPTPTSGPESRQEAKAQPPPQTCSRPVGLQAAPAPSREAVLRGVRARVGEASRGGGVDADKDVCEAAAEEEEEFYRVRVRTRLVSYDNSTLVIRNTSRGDAAPPDPAPLPCRDPEPQPQPATTLPEAHEDHQPPAGPHPPAQPDPSPPVQASPSHHTPPTPLVSQPAMVAAPPAVVNVSPVHARATSAQLHAHAGAVAGAVAGAGAGVKRRLTLLVNRGRNFLAEVYSATQSRLDHYRAEGAPRPGPPRYSHATPPPWKWR, from the coding sequence ATGAGTGTGCGGCGGGACAACAGGAGCGGCGCGGCGGCCCCCGGCGGCTTGCACGCCAAGCTGAGCCACGACCGCCACAACCACGAGCTGCTCAAGCAGCGCCTGGCCACCCACGCCACCCACGCCCCCAGGAAGCAGCCTGCCCACTCCACGCCGGTTAAGGGCGCGCCCACGGAGGGCGTGGCCAGCCCCGGAGGTCGGGCGGGGCCTCGTGGGGGCGGCAAGGGGCGGGTGGAGGCCAGCCCAAAGTCCTTCCTACGCCCCACCTCCAGCTCGGCGATGAAGGCAGCGGGCGGCGCCGCCCACGCCGCCCCTGCCCCCCGCCGCCTGGACTCCAACAGGCGGCCCCATCCACAGGCCACCCGCAAGGCGGTGGTGGGTGACGCCCACGCCCGGCGGGCCCATGCACGCGCCAAGCAGGGCGACAAGGAGGAGGACTGTGGCGAGGCCAAGCAGCGGCAGGACAGCCAGCCCGAGACGCCCGACAAGGATCAGAGGGACTCCccgccgcccacgcccacacctgcCCCGTCCACACCTGCACCTGCATCACCCACACCTGCGACACCCAAACCCTCGCCTGCACCTGCCTCGCCTGTGGCTTCCGCCCCGAACGTCACGCCTCTTAgctaccctcccccctccccgcaGCCATTCCCCCCTGCCGCTGTTCAGACCggcccctcgccttctcctctcccctctcccgccTCCCAGCCTGGCCAGgccccgcccacgcccacgtCTGGGCCGGAGAGCCGCCAGGAGGCCAAAGCCCAGCCGCCGCCCCAGACGTGTTCACGGCCCGTGGGGCTACAGGCTGCGCCCGCGCCCAGCAGGGAGGCCGTGCTGCGGGGCGTGCGGGCACGGGTGGGGGAGGCGTCGCGGGGCGGGGGCGTGGACGCGGACAAGGACGTGtgcgaggcggcggcggaggaggaggaggagttttacCGCGTGCGGGTGAGGACCAGACTGGTGAGCTACGACAACAGCACACTGGTCATCAGGAACACCTCCAGGGGGGACGCCGCGCCCCCAGACCCCGCCCCACTCCCCTGCCGCGACCCTGAGCCCCAGCCACAGCCCGCCACGACCCTCCCAGAGGCCCACGAGGACCACCAGCCCCCTGCTGGCCCGCACCCCCCGGCCCAGCCAGACCCCAGTCCCCCCGTCCaggcctccccctcccaccacaCTCCGCCCACGCCGCTGGTGTCCCAGCCAGCCATGGTGGCCGCCCCGCCCGCTGTAGTCAACGTCTCGCCCGTTCATGCTCGGGCGACCTCCGCCCAGCTACACGCCCACGCGGGGGCCGTGGCGGGGGCCGTGGCAGGGGCGGGGGCGGGCGTGAAGCGGCGCCTCACGCTGCTGGTGAATCGTGGGCGTAACTTCTTGGCGGAGGTGTACAGCGCCACGCAGAGCCGCCTCGACCATTACAGAGCGGAGGGGGCGCCGCGCCCAGGCCCCCCGCGCTATTCACACGCCACGCCGCCCCCCTGGAAGTGGAGGTGA